The Rhizoctonia solani chromosome 1, complete sequence sequence ATTGCACCCTTTCGGACTGTCGGCTCTTCATATCTCTCAATACGGAATTTCACTTTTCGCGGAGAATGCCCTTCCGCatttaaggtctctgggcaATTATCGGCCGACGACATAGTTGTCGCTAGACTTGCTGGCACCATGACTCGAGTAAGACCTGCTCTTAAATACTTGCGCTTGCGCCTTCATTTCCATACCTACTTTTGGATTCAACTCCATCTCAGGACCTACAAGAGAGCTGTGCTTGCTTCGAGTCAGAAACCAGAGATCAACTGATCTTATCTTATCGTCTGGTGCTAACTAAAAACTGCAATTGCGTACCACGCGCACCACAAAAACTGATTCCGTCTTCGCCGTAACCCGGACGGATGATGATCATGCATCGCGCTCGGGGCTTCTCTACACGGGCCCTTGACCACCGTCTGCTCGCCCAGCGCAGTACCGGTCTATATTTACCCGCCGGCCAAACCAGCCCATTAACCACCCGACACTCCGATCTATCCTCACTTGCCCGACACACCAACCATCTATCACTCCCTATCCGACAGCTCTCTGCGCTCGCCAACGTCCGTTCACGCGGTTTCGGAACTCGATTACTATCGGAAAGTCGAAATTTAAGATTATCTTCGATGGCTACTgccgctgctgctgccgctTTGGCCGAGAGGCCTATTTCTGCGAGTGCGGTCGCTGCTGCCCAGTCCGAGGGAGCGAGATTGATTGATGGAACTGCACTGGCCAAGTACGGTCCTTTTTTCATTTCCCAGTCTTTCAAACAAATGATAATAATAATTTAATTAATTTAATTTGATGCGATGATCTACAGAGAAATTCGCACATCGGTCGCATCCCGCATCTCAGCGCTCCGTGCCCAGAATCCACGATTCCATCCTCATCTAGCGATCGTTCAAGCCGGATCGCGCCCGGACTCGACGGCCTACATTCGTATGAAGACCAAGGCGTGCGAAGAGGTCGGGATCAAGTCGACGCATATCCAATTGCCGGGGGACGTATCGACCCAAGGTGTTCTGGACGTAGTAAAAAAATTGAACGAGGACGAGACGGTTAGCGGTGTGTTGGTTCAGCTCCCGATTGGGGATGGAGATGGGATTGGACCCGAGGCGGAGCGTGTGGTGGTTGAAAAGTTGGGAGCTGAAAAGGACGTTGATGggtgagttttttttttctttttggtTTTGTGGGTGTTGATGTTGGTTTTGCTTTGGTGGGGGAAATAGGTTCCATCCATATAATATCGGTCGACTTTCATCTCGCGCTTCTGACCGCTATTCGCGCCTTGCACTCCATCGGGCGTAATCAAGTTGATTGAAAAGACTGGTGTGCCGATTGCAGGAGCCAATGCTATTGTCTTGGGACGCAGCGACATTGTCGGGAATCCCGTCTCGGCCATGCTCCGAAAGCTAGATGCTACGGTCACCCAATGTCACTCTAGAACTCGAAACCTAGACTCGATCGTACGTTGATCATCGGATTCctgcatgtatgcatgtatgcgccAAGGTCACTGATTATATTCTTTTAGCTCAAAAACGCTGATATTGTTGTAGCCGCGATCGGCAAGCCTGAATTCGTGCGGGGAGAGATGCTCAAGCCTGGATGTGTGGTCATTGATGTAGGGATCAATTATGTCCCCGACAGCAGTAAAAAGTCCGGCCAACGATTGGTCGGGGATGTGCATTTCGAGTCTGTGTCCAAGGTTGCCGGACATATTACTCCTGTTCCGGGAGGTGTCGGACCGATGACGGTCGCGATATTGATGGTCAACACTTTGCGGAGTGCCGAGTCGATTTGGGCCAAAGGAAGGAAAGGACGGTTACGCCTTTGCCGTTGGATATCAAGGAGGTCGTGCCGAGGTGCGTTTTTGTATTGGGGGAGGGCGCGAAAAATGCCGTGGCATGTGTGTGTTGACTTGGAGAACAGCGATATAGAGATTGCGATGGCGCAGACGCCCAAAGATGTCGCTGTCCTCGCAAATGAGATTGGAATTCGGGCGACCGAGCTCGAGAGTTACGGAAGGTACAAGGCTAAAGTCGAGCTTTCCATTCTCGATCGCCTCGCGCACCGTAAGAATGGGAAATACGTCGTCGTTTCCGGGTGAGTACTCTCGCCTTGGGTTGGGGATATATAGATCTAACGTGGTGTGTTAGTATTACGCCTACCCCACTGGGCGAAGGCAAGTCGACCACAACGATTGGGTTGGTCAGGCTCTTGGAGCCCATCTTGGTCGTCCCGCGTTCGCGTGCGTGAGGCAGCCTAGCCAGGGCCCGACGTTTGGTATCAAGGGTGGCGCTGCGGGCGGTGGATACAGTCAAGTATTCCCTATGGACGAGGTGCGTTGATTATGGGCCAGGATGAGCCTGGCTGATTTTCGGTGCTAGTTCAACCTCCATTTGACTGGTGATATCCATGCGGTTACCGCTGCAAACAACCTGTTGGGTATGTCTATTAATTCCTACAAGAACTTGGATCTAATTGATTGCTCTCAGCTGCTGCGCTCGACGCCAGGATCTTCCACGAGGCTACCACTCCGGACAAGGTGCGTATTATCAGTATAAGCTTGGCACTCAGGCCACTAACATGGCGCACAGTCGCTATACAACCGACTAGTCCCTCCCAAGAAAGGCGTCCGGACTTTTGCTCCTCTCATGCTCAAGCGTCTCCAAAAATTAGGAATCACATCTACATCTCCTGACGAACTCACTCCCGAAGAAGCTCGCAAATTTTCGCGCCTGGACGTCGACTTGGAGACTATTACCTGGAACCGCGTTCTGGACGTCAATGACCGCTTCCTCCGCAAGATCACCGTTGGCCAAAACCCGACTGAGATGGGTCACACACGTGAGACCGGATTCGATATTTCTGTCGCGAGCGAGTGTATGGCCGTCTTGGCACTGAGCAATAGTTTGGCGGATATGCGTGATAGGTGAGTCGCTGCTAATAGTATTTCTTGAGTGAATGTTGATGGTTTGGTAGGTTGGGCCGTATGGTTGTTGCAACGAGCAAGAATGGCGATCCTATTACTGCTGATGATGTCGGAGTTGGAGGAGCCTTGGCTGTGCTTATGAAGGACGCTATCAAGCCCAATCTTATGCAAACCCTGGAGGTACGACTTTTAGTATCTCCCTGATAGTTTAATCTAACGTACTTGAGCATATAGGGCACACCGGTATTCGTTCACGCCGGGCCATTCGCAAACATTGCCCATGGAAACTCATCTATTCTAGCCGACCGCGTTGCACTCAAGCTCGCTGGTACTGAAGAAGGTGATAGTTCCGAGCGCGAAGGTTATGTTCTCACAGAGGGTGGATTTGGTGCTGATATGGGTATGGAGAAATTCTGCAACATCAAGTGCCGAATTAGCGGGCTTGTTCCAGATGCCACGGTGTGTTAAGAAAAAAAACCCTGGAGTAATTTGAAGCCTTAACTTGGATGTATGCAGGTTATTGTTGCAACGACTCGGGCACTCAAGATGCACGGCGGTGCACCGGATGTTACTCCCGGAAAGCCTCTGCACGATACGTACCTGAAGGAGGACCTCGTCACTCTCAAGGAGGGATGCAAAAATCTTGGGAAGCACATTCAGAATGCGAAAGCATTCGGCGTCAAGGTTGTAGTCGCTGTTAACCAATTCTCGTGAGTCACACGTGCCCTTTTCTCGAGGATCACTTTAAACAAACTTGCTTAGAACCGACACTCCCGCCGAGCTGGAACTCGTCAAGAGTGAGGCTCTCTCTTTTGGAGCTGACGCTGCTGTGGTCTCCAACCACTGGGCCAAGGGTGGTGCAGGTGCCCGCGATCTCGCCGAGGCCTTGATTCAGACTTGCGAGTCTAGCGAGCCTGACTTCAAGTTCACCTACGACCTGGATTTACCTATCGCTGAAAAGATCAATGCCATCGCTACCAAGGTTTATGGCGCAGATGGAATCGAACTCAGCGAGCTTGCGGCAAAGCAGATCGCCACCTATGAAGCACAAGGATATGGCAACCTTCCGAGTGAGTCTTTCGGTTCAGGTCATGTATGATGCGACTGACCTCATGTCCCCAAGTCTGCATGGCCAAGACTCAGTATTCATTCTCTCATGACCCCAAATTGAAGGGAGTCCCGACTGGTGGGTGGTGCCCCAGTAGCTATCGCATATATATTCTAACTATTTTGTTAGGATTCACTGTTCCAATCCGAGCCGTTAGGCTGTCTGCTGGAGCCGGCTTCTTGTATCCTCTCCTTGGGGTAAGTCATCATCTGGCTGAATAAAATCAAACAATTGATGATGTGCTTTATAGGACATGCAAACCATGCCTGGTCTCGGAACACGTCCCGTAAGTATATTCGTTCGTTTCACCTGGTTTGAATGTTCATATTTCCACTATAGGGCTTCTGGGAAGTCGGCCTCGATGAAAAGGGACAAGTGGTTGGATTGTTCTAGACTTCGTTCCTTGTTTGTATATTTATCAACTTCAACGTCTTGGGTTGTCGCTTCAACAAGCACAACTGTCCTACCGTTTATTGAATCAAATGATATTATAACTTAGATTATCATATGTATGATGCGTGTAGCGCTACGGGGCATCCCCCGGTGATTTGAGTCGATACGTAAATCCCAAATCTGTCCACGAGCGGACCGGGTGTCTGGACCTTTGAAATTGAGAACTCACGGGTGGCAATCATTATTGAGTGGTTAAACTGAACTCGACCGCCATCAGCTCTCGTGCCACCTCAACCCCCCGTCCCATACGCGGATTCACCCGGCCCTGGTACATATTTTATAGCTAACCGGGCTGTGCCAGGTAACCTCATAGAAATTCACCCCGAAAACGAGGGTCGGGCAGTATGTTCACCTGATTCCTCGCTATCCAGGCAAATGGTCGGTGAATCGTTGCCAGCCGAAGATAATCTGACCAAGTTTTGGGCTTAGTGGTATATACAACGTTTTGGAAAGGGGTACAAGATTAGGAACGCACAACATAAATTATATCTTTCGGCTCCTAACAGCAAGCCATACACTGTAGTTGGGACAAGCACTGAACCAACTGAATGGAATTTGATGAGAACGCACGATGGATTTGCGTGAGCTTTACATTACTAGTGTCTCATGAGTAAATTCGATTCCTGCAACCATGCTTCACGTCGATGGCATTTTGTGTATAAAAGGTATCTTTCCTGCCCTGGTCTGGCCGACGGTCACTGACTACCAATGGTTACAAATTAGCGATGATGTCAGTGATGAGGCTCCCGAGACCACAGAAGATCAAGTCGGCAACCTGCTTGCTCAGATTGCTCTCAAGGATTCAGAGTTAGCTGCTAAACACCGTCAGTTATTTGAAAGAGAAAGGGAGCTCCAGACATGGCGAAAGAGTTATGGCGGAGAGCCAGGAGTTAGAAAGCCTGATCTCGCGACGCAATGTGAACATGGAGACTCATCTGGATTTCTTCGGGTAAGCCAGCTCGATCTACATACATCCAAGTGTCTAAATCTCCATTGAAAAGATGGCAAATGAACCAGCACATAAGAAAGGAAACAGCAGTCAGTGAGAAAGAAACATATCAGCATCGCATTTGTATGCGTGGGGTCGCAGGACGTTATATGTGACTATTGTTTTTATATAAAATTAAAAATTGGGTTGGATAGACTTGAAGCTCTTAACAAATGTATCATCCTAAATATAACTGCATTTCATAACTCTGTTATAAGCGCCCAAGTACCAGACTGTAATTGAACGCTTACCACCGTCTCTATCCTTGAGCTGACTTCGCTAATACTACATGGCATACGAAAAACCCCCGCAGCCAGGAAAATATTATATAAAAAGCGTAGCAGCTCCCAAAAACGTCATTGAAGTACCGCCTTATAATGAGGAGCGAGCTGTATGCTCGCCACAAGCAGCAAAGCCTACCCCGAACCAGCAGGTGGAAAACATGCACTATACCGCTACTTATGAGCTAACAAAATTTCTCTGAATGAAGTGGTATATTCAGCGCTCAGGAAAAGGCTACAAGATAAAGAATGTCCAGTTGGTGTTTATCTTTCATCATACTCTCCCAAACCCAAAAACGCGACACCGGTTGGGACAAGCCTTACCATGGACCTGCCGATTGGCATATCATAAGAACCCACGATGGATTCACGTAAGACTTAGTCTCTTTACAACCAAATTTGACATGGTGGCTTCACTTTAGAATACAATATGGGGAGGATGAGAAAGCGATAGATTTGCACCGTGGTCTTGATATGCTGGTAACCCCGTAAGCGCCTTAGATGCAGAGTTTAACTGTAAATCTAATACACTACAGATGCACCTTTGGGACGCGGCACCTCAACATGCAGCCCAAGATGGAAGTTTGAACGAATAGGGTGCGTAATTTCTATTACTCATTTGAAGTCCTATTTGCCCATGAGTACAGTGACGAGGTCGGCGGCGAAGCTGCAGAAACAGTTGAAGATCGTATTTCAGTCCTCTGTGAGCAGATTCGAAAAAAGGACATTCAAATAGCTATGAAGGATGCAGAGATATTAACAAAGGATCGGCTATTGGCGCGCAAGGAGCAAGAGCTTCAGGAAGCATTGCAAACTCATCACGAAGCACACCCAAATAATGTCGAAATCCAATCGCAGATGGATGCGCTTCGTAATCAGATGGAGAGGCTGGAGTTATTGGTGCAGGTACGTTGGTTATCGCAGCCCAGTTCTGCACCTTGGTTAACATCTGCAACGCACACTTGGGCTTCAAGTCATCTAGAGATCATCCGGAGCAACGAAATAACGCTAGGTGATTATTGAGATCTGAAACTCAGGACAATGTGCTATTGTTGAATACCTATGTACACTGGCTACAAACTCCTTTCGCTACGAAACCCAACAATACCATGTACAACAAGGTCTTTTGTAAGACTGGTCTTTGATATATTTGCCGTTGAAAGCATAATAAAGTGGTTTTAATTGAAGCAAATTATAGGCCTGCTACGAAAGACTCAAGACGGGCCCAAAGATAGGCTAGTGGTATTTGGGTATATAGAAGCTTGGGGTGGGGGGTCGGGAAGAGCTGCAGAGCTATAATTAATTACTACCAATGGGCATTTGACCACAACTAACTGAGCTACGCGAAAGGATGCATCAGCTGGAACATATACTGAAGGTGTATTGGCTTTTTCGATTCGTGATCTACATTAAAGTATCCAATTTATATGGTATGGCTATCCGGGAATAGTGTAA is a genomic window containing:
- a CDS encoding methylenetetrahydrofolate dehydrogenase (NAD+); the protein is MHRARGFSTRALDHRLLAQRSTGLYLPAGQTSPLTTRHSDLSSLARHTNHLSLPIRQLSALANVRSRGFGTRLLSESRNLRLSSMATAAAAAALAERPISASAVAAAQSEGARLIDGTALAKEIRTSVASRISALRAQNPRFHPHLAIVQAGSRPDSTAYIRMKTKACEEVGIKSTHIQLPGDVSTQGVLDVVKKLNEDETVSGVLVQLPIGDGDGIGPEAERVVVEKLGAEKDVDGDIVGNPVSAMLRKLDATVTQCHSRTRNLDSILKNADIVVAAIGKPEFVRGEMLKPGCVVIDVGINYVPDSSKKSGQRLVGDVHFESVSKVAGHITPVPGGVGPMTVAILMVNTLRSAESIWAKGRKGRLRLCRWISRRSCREIAMAQTPKDVAVLANEIGIRATELESYGRYKAKVELSILDRLAHRKNGKYVVVSGITPTPLGEGKSTTTIGQPSQGPTFGIKGGAAGGGYSQVFPMDEFNLHLTGDIHAVTAANNLLAAALDARIFHEATTPDKSLYNRLVPPKKGVRTFAPLMLKRLQKLGITSTSPDELTPEEARKFSRLDVDLETITWNRVLDVNDRFLRKITVGQNPTEMGHTRETGFDISVASECMAVLALSNSLADMRDRLGRMVVATSKNGDPITADDVGVGGALAVLMKDAIKPNLMQTLEGTPVFVHAGPFANIAHGNSSILADRVALKLAGTEEGDSSEREGYVLTEGGFGADMGMEKFCNIKCRISGLVPDATVIVATTRALKMHGGAPDVTPGKPLHDTYLKEDLVTLKEGCKNLGKHIQNAKAFGVKVVVAVNQFSTDTPAELELVKSEALSFGADAAVVSNHWAKGGAGARDLAEALIQTCESSEPDFKFTYDLDLPIAEKINAIATKVYGADGIELSELAAKQIATYEAQGYGNLPICMAKTQYSFSHDPKLKGVPTGFTVPIRAVRLSAGAGFLYPLLGDMQTMPGLGTRPGFWEVGLDEKGQVVGLF